The Roseibium salinum nucleotide sequence GCATCATCGTCTGGCTGCTTTGCGCGGCTGCGGTCATGTCGCTCGTCCTGGGCGACGTTGCGGACGCGGTCGCGATTGCTGTCGTCCTGATCCTCAATGGCGCAATCGGGTTTTTCACCGAACTTCGTGCCGCCCGGTCGATGGAAGCCCTCTCCCGCATCACGAAGGTGCGCACGCGCGTCAGGCGGGAGAGCCAAGTGAAGGAGGTCGACGCACGCGGTCTTGTTCCGGGCGACATCGTCGTTCTTGACGCCGGCGACATCGTTGCCGCGGATATGCGCCTCGTCTCCGCCTCGAACATTTATTGCGACGAGTCCCTGCTGACGGGTGAATCCGCGCCCGTGGCCAAGCACGCCTCGAAAATCGCCGCCGATACCAGCCTCGCTGAGCGCGCCAACATGGCGTTCAGCGGCACGGCGGTCACGCAGGGTCTGGCAGAAGGCATCGTCGTGGCCACGGGAATGGCAACGGAACTCGGACACATAAGCGCGCTTGCGGAGGAGGCGGTGTCGGAAGCTTCGCCTTTGGAAAAGCGCCTGGACAAACTGGGCCACAAGCTGGTCTGGCTCACCCTTGCGCTGGCCGCCCTGACCAGCGTCACCGGCATCATGTGGGGGCATTCGACCCCCGAGATGATCAAGACCGGCGTCGCCCTTGCGGTCGCGGCGATCCCCGAAGGCCTGCCGGTTGTCGCCACGCTCTGCCTGGCGCGCGGTATGTGGCGCATGGCAGCGCGCAACGCCCTCGTCAACCAGTTGTCCTCCGTGGAAACGCTCGGCGCGACGACGCTGATCCTGACGGACAAGACCGGCACATTGACGGAAAACCGCATGACGGCCGTCGGATACATCCTTGCCGATCGGGATATCGATGTCCTGGGCGAGGGGGAAAATGCCCGTTTCAGCGCAGATGACCGGGAGCTCGATCCGGCCGAAACGGAGGATCTGAACTGGGCCCTCAGGATTGGTGTTCTTTGCAACACCGCAGAGGTGGGAAGCGGTGACGCTGGAACGCGGATCGGCGACCCTATGGAGCTCGCGCTTCTTGCAATAGCTACCAATGCCGGTGTCACGCGCTCATCGCTCCGAAAGGAGTTTAAAGAGGTCAAGCAATATGCATTCGACCCGTCCCGCAAGATGATGGCCACTGTCCATGCGCATGAGGGTCAATTCGTCTACGCCGTCAAGGGAGCCCCCGAATCTGTGATCGAAGCATCGGACAAGCTGTTCTCCAAGGACGGTGTCCGGGAGATGAGCGAAAGGGATCCCGACGGCTGGCATGCGCGCAACGGGCGTGCGGCAAGGTCCGGACAGCGCTTGCTGGCTCTTGCGATGAAGACCGCGAATTCGGACGCCGAAGATCCCTATGGCGGATTGACCCTTGTCGGGCTCGTGTGCCTGCTCGACCCGCTTCGCGAAGACGTGCCTGCGGCGATCAGGGCAAGCCAGGACGCCGGTGTGCGTGTTGTGATGATGACCGGCGATCACGCCGATACGGCAGCAAAGATCGCGCGGGACGCAGGTCTTGGAACGGACGACCTCAAGGTGATGGCAGGCCGCGACCTTGCGGAGTTCGATCCCGAAACCCCCGACGAGGCGATGCGCAAACGCCTGCGCGAGACGGACGTGTTCGCGCGCGTGGCGCCCGACACCAAGCTGAAGCTTGTGTCCCTCTTCCAGCATAGCGGCCATGTGGTCGCCATGACCGGCGACGGCGTCAACGACGCTCCGGCGCTGAAAAAGGCCGACATCGGCATTGCCATGGGGCTGCGCGGCACACAGGTCGCCCGTGAGGCCGCCGACATCGTTCTGAAGGACGACGCCTTCGCCACCATCATCGCGGCCATGCGGCAGGGGCGCGTCATCTTCGAGAATATCCGCAAGTTCGTGGTCTATCTGATGTCGTGCAATCTGAGCGAAGTGCTTGTCGTCGGCATCGCGGTCGGCATCGGCCTACCGGTGCCACTTCTGCCGCTGCAGATCCTGTTCCTCAATCTGGTGACCGACGTCTTTCCGGCATTCGCCCTGGGACTAGGAAAGGGAGACGATGAAATCATGCGCCAGCCGCCCCGCGACCCGCACGAGCCGATGGTGGACGCTCCAAGATGGTGGCTTATCGGCCTGCTCGGCGCGGCGATCACTCTTGCGACCCTTGCCGCCTTTGCCCTGGCGCTGTTTCAGCTCGATCTCGATCCGGGAAAGGCGGTAACGGTTGCTTTCCTTACGCTGGCCCTCGCCCAGCTCTGGAACGTTTTCAACGTGAGACGTCCTTCGATGAAGTTTTTCGTCAATGAAATCACGCGCAACCCCTACGTCTGGGGCGCGCTTGTGTTGTGTCTTGGCCTGATCGCATTTGCCGTCGGCAATCCCGGGCTCTCCAGTGTTCTGGGGCTCCCCTCGCCCGGCCCGCAAGGACTTTTTCTTGCCTGCACCATGAGTTTCCTGCCGCTCGCAGTCGGGCAGGTTTTCGTCCTGATGTCCCATTTGAGAACGGCGGAACGGGTTGCCGGCAGGAAACCACACGCGACATTGCGCTCGCAGGCCCCCGGCTAATGCGCCATCAGGACGGCAGTCGCCGCGGCGTTTGCCAGGACGTGCTTCGTCACGCCGCCGATCAGAAAATCCCGTATGCGGCTATGGGAATAGGCTCCCATCACCAGCAAGCCGGCATTGCGGGTGCCGGCTTCCGCCAGGAGCGTCTCGCCGACCGAGCGGTCGCTCCCGCCGATCATGCTCGATGTCGCGGTCACGCCGTGGCAACTCAGGTAATCGATGAGATCCTTGTGCGCAAAGCCGATGTTCTGGTCTTCATGGCCGACGCTGACGATCTCCACGCCGTGAGCACGCTGCAGGAACGGGATGGCCGCGCTTACCGCGTGCCAGCATTGCGGACTGTTCTTCCAGGCAATCAGCGCCGTTTCGTTGAGAGCCCTGCCCGTTGCCATGGGCGCGAGAAGCACCGGGCGCCCGGTGCGCAGCAGAGCGATTTCGGCGACTTCTCTCAAGGACTGGGCAACCACTTCGCTTCCCGCGACAACCAGATCAAAGGCTGCCGCCCGATTGATGGTGATCGAGGAATAGTCGCCATCGGTTTCCATCCAGCGGGCGCTCGGGAAGGTATCTATCGCGGTGCCCCCGCTGATGAGGGGGATATGGTTCAGGCCGCAGGCCCTGGAAAACCGCTCGCGCATGTCCCGTGCGGCTCGTTCACCGGCTTCTGCAGGCCCATGTTCGACAGCAACGTCCTGGAACTGGTTCACGCCCGAGAATTCGGAAAAAGGCACACCCCGTTGCGGGACCGTCGGCGCTTGCGGCGGTTCTGAAATGAAAAGCGCTTCGATATGGGCTTCAAGGAAGGTCGCCGCCGAAAGCGCGAGCTGGATTTCTTCGACCGGGTTCGTGTTCCCCGGAATCGGAAGGAAAATGCGCTTGATGCTCATGGTATTGCCTCGCATGCGTAAAGGCTTGTCGCACCGAAGTAGCGCACCACCACGAAGGACGCGGCTGCAGGGTGGCCGGCACGGTGAACGAGCCAAAGCCGACTGTGACGGGCGCCGGACTTTTGCTGAAGCAACCTGCGCCGCATCGGACGCATGCGGGTTGAATGGAGTGCGCCAGCCGCTTTACGCGCCTTGACCTCAGGCAGGGAAACAAGGTTCAGGCGTGCCGTCTCCCGGTAGATTTCGGGAATAACAGCTGGCGCACTCACTCAAGCAATCCGACCCGGCGGCCAGACCTACGACATACCTCTTCCCGAATTCTTGCGACTTCAAAGAGTAGGTTGTCGATTGTTCAAGGGTCTCATTCAACGATGGCAGCTTGAGGTCATAATTCTAGCAATATATGGCCAACTAAAAGGCAGTTAAGAGAGACGTTTACTTTCGGAGATCTGCAGATACTGCGCCCGGGTCGTTTTCGGACTGAAGCGATATTGGCTGCGCTGAGCTGTGTTTGTGAACCCCGGTCGAAAAGGCCATCACCGGCGTGACCGACCGGTGATGGCCTTCTGCCGGATGCACGGACGTCTTCGATGTCCGTCCGCGGAGGAGGCATCCGGCTGGTTGCCGTGGCAGGCTCACAGGGACGATCCGGGCGTGCTGCATAAGCCCCTCGTTCCACTGTGGTTAGGTGCGCCGCCATCTTCGATCCGCAACATTCCAACAATGCGAGTTGTTCACGCCGGCCTTGCGACGGCGGTGAGGAAGTCTCGTGACAATGTTGGGATCGTTTGAGCGAAGCGGTCACAGGAACGTCTAATCATGAACAATTTTTGCGTGTTTTGGCAAGATTAAGACAACCGCTGATGGGGCAGCCTGCTCCGGACCAAGGTACGGAGCAGGATTGCGCGGCCCGACCCGGGCCGCGTCGCGTCAGAATTCGACGGTCTGAAGCTTGCCGACATATTCGGTTTTCAGACCGTCGCAACGGGCTTTGTGCAGGAGGTAGTTTACGCCGGTGATGTCCGTCTGAATCATGTCGCCGGCCTTGGCGAACCGCCTGGTGGTCAAGCTCTCCTTGAGCCACCTGCTGGCCTGCCAGGAGAGAACGGCTATCCGCCATCCAGTAGTTTCAGAGAAGGTAATGCGGAAATCGGGCCATCGGGCCTCTCCACGCTCTGTTTCGTCATCGTATCGGACCTGTGCTGCAAGGGTACTCATGTATCCCTCCCGTTTCGGCCCCCAGCCATTTCTCTTGGTGTCTCGGCTTTGGAAAAGACCGTCATCGAACCGGGATCCCGTCATGACTCCTGCCGGCGTTCGGCATCGAACGGCCCGTAGGGCACCGCTCGCCGAATGCACTCAGTGCTTTCGGACGCCGAATTCCACCATGTCACAAATGGGAGCCTGGTCCCTGTGCCTTCGCTTCTTGAACGTGAGCGACTTGCAGCCAATCAACGGCCAAATCCAACTCTCAACACCCTCCAGAAACCAAACAAAATTGGCGGATTTTTGTTATCCGAGCCGCGCCGCTGCATTTGTGATGGAGCCGTTTCGGCCCGCTGTTCCCGGAGAAGCTTTAAGCGGATGATCCGTAACCGAATTTTCCGGCGACACCGTCAGTGTGTTCCTTGATGATTTCAAGCTCGCGATCGTCGAAAGGCGGCGAATAATATCCTGGAGGGCTGATCGTGGCTTCTGCATGGTCCGCCAGACCCTCGTCGTCGAGACCGCAATGGGTGAGGATGGTCCTGACCGTCTCGGCTGGCTCTCGGCACAACGTCTCGTAATTAACCACCAGGATCGCTTTGCGCAGATCCGGGTCGTCCAGCGCGCTGG carries:
- a CDS encoding cation-translocating P-type ATPase, which translates into the protein MESTGRLEAPYARDAEEIAGELETRPSRGLSSKEASRRRQVHGPNQLRGHETRSALAILAHQFASIIVWLLCAAAVMSLVLGDVADAVAIAVVLILNGAIGFFTELRAARSMEALSRITKVRTRVRRESQVKEVDARGLVPGDIVVLDAGDIVAADMRLVSASNIYCDESLLTGESAPVAKHASKIAADTSLAERANMAFSGTAVTQGLAEGIVVATGMATELGHISALAEEAVSEASPLEKRLDKLGHKLVWLTLALAALTSVTGIMWGHSTPEMIKTGVALAVAAIPEGLPVVATLCLARGMWRMAARNALVNQLSSVETLGATTLILTDKTGTLTENRMTAVGYILADRDIDVLGEGENARFSADDRELDPAETEDLNWALRIGVLCNTAEVGSGDAGTRIGDPMELALLAIATNAGVTRSSLRKEFKEVKQYAFDPSRKMMATVHAHEGQFVYAVKGAPESVIEASDKLFSKDGVREMSERDPDGWHARNGRAARSGQRLLALAMKTANSDAEDPYGGLTLVGLVCLLDPLREDVPAAIRASQDAGVRVVMMTGDHADTAAKIARDAGLGTDDLKVMAGRDLAEFDPETPDEAMRKRLRETDVFARVAPDTKLKLVSLFQHSGHVVAMTGDGVNDAPALKKADIGIAMGLRGTQVAREAADIVLKDDAFATIIAAMRQGRVIFENIRKFVVYLMSCNLSEVLVVGIAVGIGLPVPLLPLQILFLNLVTDVFPAFALGLGKGDDEIMRQPPRDPHEPMVDAPRWWLIGLLGAAITLATLAAFALALFQLDLDPGKAVTVAFLTLALAQLWNVFNVRRPSMKFFVNEITRNPYVWGALVLCLGLIAFAVGNPGLSSVLGLPSPGPQGLFLACTMSFLPLAVGQVFVLMSHLRTAERVAGRKPHATLRSQAPG
- a CDS encoding universal stress protein is translated as MSIKRIFLPIPGNTNPVEEIQLALSAATFLEAHIEALFISEPPQAPTVPQRGVPFSEFSGVNQFQDVAVEHGPAEAGERAARDMRERFSRACGLNHIPLISGGTAIDTFPSARWMETDGDYSSITINRAAAFDLVVAGSEVVAQSLREVAEIALLRTGRPVLLAPMATGRALNETALIAWKNSPQCWHAVSAAIPFLQRAHGVEIVSVGHEDQNIGFAHKDLIDYLSCHGVTATSSMIGGSDRSVGETLLAEAGTRNAGLLVMGAYSHSRIRDFLIGGVTKHVLANAAATAVLMAH